In one window of bacterium DNA:
- a CDS encoding pirin family protein, whose protein sequence is MKTVLHQSNSRGTADHGWLNSRHTFSFGHYHDPSRTHFGLLRVLNDDTVQGGEGFDTHAHNNMEIVSIPLQGALEHRDSTGRHEVICTGDVQIMSAGSGIAHSEFNHSENDPVQFLQIWIFPKERNITPRYEQKTFPESGFHNVFQTVVAPDNSNALWINQDAYLSLGIFDENKTPSYAMRREGNGVYLFVIEGKIEVAGEMLERRDAIGLNEVSLIDILVKEQAKILIIEVPMK, encoded by the coding sequence ATTAAAACCGTACTTCACCAATCCAATTCTCGTGGAACGGCTGACCACGGCTGGCTTAACAGCCGGCATACTTTTAGTTTTGGTCATTACCATGACCCTTCGCGGACGCATTTCGGCTTACTGCGTGTTTTGAATGACGATACTGTGCAGGGCGGCGAAGGTTTCGATACACACGCACATAACAATATGGAAATTGTTTCCATTCCACTTCAAGGCGCATTAGAACATCGGGATAGCACCGGACGTCATGAAGTTATTTGTACGGGTGACGTACAGATCATGTCGGCAGGATCGGGTATTGCACACTCGGAGTTTAATCATTCTGAAAACGATCCTGTTCAATTCCTGCAGATATGGATATTTCCTAAAGAGCGCAATATCACGCCGCGATACGAACAGAAAACTTTTCCCGAATCCGGTTTCCACAATGTTTTTCAAACAGTAGTTGCGCCGGATAATTCGAACGCGTTATGGATCAATCAAGATGCTTATTTATCGCTTGGAATTTTTGACGAAAATAAGACGCCATCGTATGCTATGCGTCGCGAAGGAAACGGCGTTTATCTGTTCGTCATTGAAGGTAAGATTGAAGTTGCAGGAGAAATGCTCGAACGTCGTGACGCCATTGGACTGAACGAAGTATCATTGATCGATATCCTTGTAAAAGAACAAGCTAAAATACTTATCATTGAAGTACCTATGAAATAA
- a CDS encoding CsgG/HfaB family protein has product MKWIISIWFFVASVYAQERVSLTNEKPRVAVLLFDAAKVSDKQVFDRAGVDAFSEAATQKVINAFVDLKRFIVIERAAIDKILQEQNFQMGDLTDPDTAAKFGNMLGTQYLVQGKILNLSTSKKEKKYRSTLEMNLRIIDVSSGQIKSSKDIKGTSDAKKDLSSKIAYDALNDAGEGILNTLRSAFPVEGKIVKILESGKKDKLRVLISCGKEIGVREGDKFHIVQEEELMVDGKAYTRQKAMGKLRVKRLELDGIFSECEVLDGEKFLKSQIAAGNELKVISAE; this is encoded by the coding sequence ATGAAATGGATAATATCAATATGGTTTTTTGTGGCGTCAGTATACGCGCAGGAACGCGTAAGTTTAACCAATGAAAAACCACGGGTAGCGGTCTTATTGTTTGATGCGGCCAAAGTCAGCGATAAACAGGTGTTCGATCGCGCCGGTGTTGACGCTTTTTCGGAAGCGGCTACTCAAAAAGTTATTAACGCATTTGTCGATCTTAAGCGGTTTATTGTTATCGAACGGGCTGCAATCGATAAAATTCTGCAAGAACAAAATTTTCAAATGGGCGATCTGACGGATCCTGACACAGCAGCCAAATTCGGAAATATGCTCGGAACACAATATTTAGTACAAGGTAAAATCCTTAATTTAAGTACCAGCAAAAAAGAAAAAAAATACCGTTCAACTCTTGAGATGAATTTACGGATTATCGATGTGTCCAGCGGACAAATTAAATCCTCCAAAGACATTAAAGGTACATCGGATGCCAAAAAAGATCTTTCTTCTAAAATTGCTTACGACGCACTCAATGATGCGGGCGAGGGAATTTTAAACACGCTTCGAAGCGCATTCCCGGTTGAAGGGAAAATTGTTAAAATTCTTGAATCAGGAAAAAAAGATAAACTTCGCGTGCTTATCAGTTGTGGAAAAGAAATCGGTGTTCGCGAAGGCGATAAATTTCATATCGTCCAGGAAGAAGAATTGATGGTCGACGGTAAGGCGTATACACGCCAGAAAGCTATGGGAAAATTGAGGGTCAAACGATTGGAACTGGATGGGATCTTTAGTGAATGTGAAGTACTGGATGGCGAGAAATTTTTAAAATCGCAGATTGCGGCAGGCAATGAATTGAAAGTGATTTCCGCTGAATAA
- a CDS encoding NADP-dependent malic enzyme, whose product MIREQEALEYHKQGRKGKIEVIPTKPCITQRDLSLAYSPGVAIPCLKIQENPEDAYLYTAKGNLVAVLSNGTAVLGLGDIGALGGKPVMEGKGVLFKRFADIDVFDIEVNSHNQDDIVKLVQMLEPTFGGINLEDIKAPECFYIEEKLKQTMNIPVFHDDQHGTAIISGAALMNAAEIVGKKLSDMKVVVNGAGASGIACANFYISLGVKKENLILCDTKGVVYKGRTSGMNPYKENLANDTKARTLAEAMVGADMFAGLSVANVVTKEMVKSMARDPIIFAMANPDPEITYDDATAARPDVIMATGRSDYPNQVNNVLGFPFIFRGALDVRATTINEEMKRAAAFALAKLAKEDVPDSVAKAYGLDRLHFGKEYLIPKPFDHRVLIWEAAAVAQAAMETGVARIKVDIEQYKDQLENRLGKSREVMRSMIHRAQKNLKRIVLPEGFNDKVLRAAHIIVDENIAKPILLGKEDHIRGMAKELDIDLTGIEILHPSSSAKFESYAQEYYKLRQRKGATWSESVAQMRHYTSYASMMVRMGDADGLIAGVTQNYPDTIRPALQILRMQEGISKVSGLYMLIIKDKIYFLADTTVNIDPTAEELAEIAILSANVAKRFHVEPRIAMIAFSNFGSTHHPSLHKIKEAVQLVKLREPSLMIDGEMQADTAVTPEILEKEYPFSILKGGANILIFPELQSANAAYKLLSRLGGAEAIGPILMGLRKPVHVLQHGSEVKDIVNMAAIAAVEAQEK is encoded by the coding sequence ATGATTCGCGAACAAGAAGCGCTCGAATACCACAAGCAAGGGCGCAAAGGGAAAATAGAAGTCATTCCGACTAAACCTTGTATTACGCAACGGGATCTTTCGTTGGCTTACAGCCCGGGCGTAGCCATACCGTGTTTGAAGATTCAGGAAAATCCCGAAGATGCGTATTTATATACGGCTAAAGGCAATCTGGTTGCGGTTTTGTCGAATGGTACGGCGGTTTTAGGTCTCGGCGACATCGGCGCACTCGGCGGCAAACCGGTGATGGAAGGCAAAGGCGTGCTGTTTAAACGTTTTGCCGATATCGATGTGTTTGATATTGAAGTCAATAGCCATAACCAGGACGATATCGTTAAGTTGGTTCAAATGCTCGAACCGACGTTCGGCGGCATCAATTTGGAAGACATCAAAGCGCCGGAATGTTTTTACATTGAAGAAAAATTAAAACAAACGATGAACATTCCTGTTTTTCACGACGATCAACATGGAACGGCCATCATTTCCGGTGCGGCATTGATGAATGCGGCTGAAATTGTAGGAAAGAAACTCAGCGACATGAAAGTGGTCGTCAACGGCGCTGGCGCATCGGGTATCGCGTGCGCCAATTTTTATATCAGTCTCGGCGTAAAAAAAGAAAACCTGATTTTGTGCGATACGAAAGGCGTTGTCTACAAAGGCCGCACGTCCGGAATGAATCCTTACAAAGAAAATTTAGCCAACGATACGAAAGCAAGAACGCTCGCCGAAGCGATGGTTGGAGCGGACATGTTTGCCGGACTTTCGGTAGCGAACGTTGTTACGAAAGAAATGGTCAAATCGATGGCACGCGATCCGATTATTTTTGCAATGGCGAATCCCGATCCTGAAATCACTTATGACGATGCTACAGCGGCGCGCCCGGACGTGATCATGGCTACAGGCCGTTCCGATTATCCCAACCAAGTGAATAACGTTCTTGGTTTTCCTTTCATTTTCCGCGGGGCTTTGGATGTTCGTGCAACTACGATTAACGAGGAAATGAAGCGCGCGGCGGCATTTGCTTTGGCAAAATTGGCCAAAGAGGACGTGCCGGATTCTGTCGCGAAAGCGTACGGATTGGACCGGTTGCATTTCGGCAAAGAATACTTGATTCCGAAACCGTTCGATCATCGCGTTTTGATCTGGGAAGCGGCGGCGGTAGCGCAGGCGGCTATGGAAACCGGCGTTGCCCGCATCAAAGTCGACATCGAACAATATAAAGATCAACTCGAAAACCGCCTTGGAAAATCCCGCGAAGTCATGCGGTCAATGATCCATCGTGCTCAGAAAAATCTGAAGAGGATCGTTCTGCCCGAAGGTTTCAACGATAAAGTTCTTCGCGCGGCTCATATTATTGTCGATGAAAATATTGCGAAACCGATTTTGCTCGGAAAGGAAGATCATATTCGCGGTATGGCCAAGGAATTGGATATTGACCTGACCGGCATTGAAATTTTGCATCCGTCAAGTTCGGCCAAGTTTGAAAGTTACGCGCAGGAATATTATAAACTTCGTCAGCGTAAAGGCGCAACGTGGTCAGAATCCGTGGCACAAATGCGGCATTATACATCGTACGCAAGTATGATGGTACGGATGGGAGATGCCGATGGTTTGATAGCCGGAGTGACACAAAATTATCCTGATACGATACGTCCGGCTTTACAAATACTCCGGATGCAGGAAGGCATCTCAAAAGTATCCGGATTGTACATGTTGATCATTAAAGACAAAATTTACTTCCTGGCTGATACGACGGTGAATATTGATCCCACAGCCGAAGAGCTTGCCGAGATTGCGATTCTGAGTGCGAATGTTGCTAAACGTTTCCATGTGGAGCCGCGTATTGCAATGATTGCTTTCTCGAATTTCGGAAGTACGCATCATCCAAGTCTTCACAAAATCAAAGAAGCCGTTCAATTGGTCAAGTTGCGTGAACCAAGTCTGATGATTGACGGTGAAATGCAGGCGGACACGGCAGTAACACCGGAAATTCTCGAAAAAGAATATCCTTTTAGTATACTAAAAGGTGGTGCAAATATTTTGATATTCCCCGAGCTCCAATCGGCCAATGCCGCTTACAAACTTCTTAGCCGTCTAGGCGGCGCGGAGGCCATAGGACCCATTTTGATGGGATTGCGGAAACCGGTTCATGTTCTTCAACACGGTAGCGAAGTTAAAGACATCGTTAACATGGCAGCTATTGCAGCCGTGGAGGCCCAGGAGAAGTAA
- a CDS encoding amidohydrolase, whose protein sequence is MRIFWLVFLLPVFASAQDIPFDQYDPPSSLIVPGHIVTHAKFPFIDVHNHQFDLSKETYALLAKQMDSLNMKIMVNLSGRGFKRETLKDGTFKFGLQDGAYLKNGIDNAKAVMPGRMILFTNVDFYGVDDPDWTERTLKQLEADVKNGAQGLKVYKNLGFNVIDGSGKRLPVDDPRLDPIWKRCGELGIPVLIHTGEPRQFWQPKDKNNERLEEMKIHPERYRDPATNPSWEKLMQEQHNMFRKHPETTFIMAHMGWLANDLASLGKLMDSLPNMYTEIGAILAELGRQPKFAREWFIKYQDRVMFGKDSWEPSEYHTYFRVLESDDEYFDYYRHYHAFWKMYGMKLPDDVLKKLYYKNALKVIPGIDKTLFPD, encoded by the coding sequence ATGAGAATTTTTTGGCTGGTATTTTTACTTCCTGTCTTCGCATCGGCTCAGGATATTCCATTTGATCAATACGATCCTCCGTCGTCATTAATTGTTCCCGGTCATATCGTCACTCATGCGAAATTTCCTTTTATCGACGTTCACAATCATCAGTTCGATCTGTCCAAAGAAACGTATGCTTTATTGGCAAAGCAAATGGATAGTCTGAATATGAAAATTATGGTCAATCTCAGCGGGCGCGGGTTTAAAAGAGAAACGTTGAAAGACGGAACGTTTAAATTCGGACTTCAGGACGGCGCTTATTTAAAAAACGGTATTGATAATGCCAAAGCGGTGATGCCGGGCCGGATGATACTTTTTACGAATGTCGATTTTTACGGAGTGGACGATCCGGACTGGACGGAACGCACGTTGAAACAATTGGAAGCGGATGTTAAAAACGGGGCGCAGGGTCTGAAAGTGTACAAAAACCTCGGTTTCAATGTGATCGACGGTTCAGGTAAACGTCTGCCCGTAGATGATCCGCGACTCGATCCGATCTGGAAGCGCTGCGGTGAATTAGGCATTCCGGTATTAATTCACACCGGCGAGCCCCGGCAATTCTGGCAGCCTAAAGATAAAAATAATGAACGGCTCGAGGAAATGAAAATTCACCCGGAAAGGTACCGTGATCCGGCGACGAATCCGTCATGGGAAAAGCTGATGCAGGAACAACATAACATGTTTCGTAAACATCCGGAAACGACTTTCATTATGGCTCACATGGGATGGCTTGCCAATGATCTTGCGTCGTTGGGTAAATTGATGGACTCTTTGCCGAATATGTATACCGAGATTGGGGCGATCTTGGCAGAATTAGGTCGTCAGCCCAAATTTGCGCGCGAATGGTTTATCAAATATCAGGATCGCGTCATGTTTGGTAAAGATTCCTGGGAGCCGTCGGAATATCATACTTATTTTCGAGTGCTTGAGTCCGATGATGAATATTTCGATTATTATCGCCATTATCATGCATTCTGGAAGATGTACGGAATGAAACTGCCGGACGATGTTCTGAAAAAGTTGTATTATAAAAACGCATTGAAAGTCATTCCCGGAATTGATAAAACGCTGTTTCCGGATTAG
- the radA gene encoding DNA repair protein RadA, whose amino-acid sequence MGKTKSHYVCQSCGYQSSKSLGRCPECEQWNSFVEEAVTPTMNSAAKSPDKILGNLKLVDSSTYADLSEDPQTLDQIAVQRDHRVSTGVSEFDRVLGGGIVKGSLVLVGGEPGIGKSTLMLQMASQLKQKTLYVSGEESVYQIKSRAERLSRTANHLFVLAETNLTKILQAIAKLNPEIVVIDSIQTLYRDEIESAPGSVSQVRECTALLMHLAKSRHISIFLIGHVTKDGAIAGPKVLEHIVDTVLQFEGDQNHLFRILRAAKNRYGSTNEIGIFEMREIGLVEVSNPSELFLSERYLHHSGSVVVPLIEGSRVLLVEVQALVSPTSYGMPQRTTSGFDLRRLQLLIAVLEKRARMPMGQFDVFLNIAGGLKTDEPSIDLGVTLAIASSYRDREIDPYTAVIGEIGLGGEIRAVSHAERRVREAVKLGFEKIIIPKSNLKDLTPFKETQLIGVRRLEEIIDTILK is encoded by the coding sequence ATGGGAAAAACTAAATCGCATTACGTTTGCCAATCCTGCGGGTATCAATCCTCAAAATCGCTCGGGCGTTGTCCGGAATGCGAACAGTGGAATTCATTCGTTGAAGAAGCGGTCACCCCGACGATGAATTCTGCAGCAAAATCGCCGGATAAAATTCTCGGTAATTTAAAATTAGTCGATAGCTCAACGTACGCCGATCTTTCAGAGGACCCTCAAACTCTTGACCAGATTGCCGTTCAACGGGATCACCGGGTTTCAACCGGCGTGTCGGAGTTTGATCGCGTTTTAGGCGGCGGTATCGTCAAAGGTTCGCTCGTGCTGGTCGGAGGCGAACCCGGCATCGGAAAATCAACACTGATGTTGCAAATGGCGTCGCAGCTCAAACAGAAAACGCTGTACGTTTCTGGCGAAGAATCAGTATACCAAATCAAATCGCGCGCAGAACGTCTGTCAAGGACGGCCAATCATTTGTTCGTCCTCGCCGAAACCAACCTTACAAAAATTCTTCAGGCGATCGCTAAATTGAATCCTGAAATTGTCGTGATCGATTCGATCCAGACATTATATCGCGATGAAATTGAAAGCGCGCCCGGTAGTGTCAGCCAAGTTCGCGAATGCACGGCCTTATTGATGCATCTGGCCAAAAGCCGGCATATTTCGATCTTTCTCATCGGCCACGTCACCAAAGACGGCGCCATCGCCGGACCTAAAGTGCTCGAACATATTGTCGACACCGTATTACAATTCGAAGGCGATCAAAATCATTTGTTCCGAATTCTTCGCGCGGCAAAAAACCGGTACGGATCGACCAACGAGATTGGAATTTTTGAAATGCGTGAAATCGGTCTGGTCGAAGTTTCCAATCCTTCCGAGCTTTTTTTATCCGAACGTTATCTCCATCATTCCGGTTCGGTCGTCGTGCCGCTGATTGAAGGTTCGCGCGTCCTATTGGTTGAAGTGCAAGCGCTGGTAAGTCCGACCAGTTACGGAATGCCGCAACGTACCACGTCCGGTTTTGATTTACGCCGTCTACAACTTTTGATCGCTGTTTTGGAAAAACGCGCGCGGATGCCGATGGGCCAATTCGATGTTTTTCTCAATATCGCCGGCGGATTAAAAACCGACGAACCGTCCATTGATCTGGGCGTTACGTTAGCGATCGCCTCCAGTTATCGCGATCGTGAAATAGATCCTTACACGGCTGTAATCGGCGAAATCGGGCTGGGTGGAGAAATTCGGGCCGTTAGCCATGCCGAACGTCGCGTACGTGAAGCCGTCAAACTCGGATTTGAAAAAATTATTATTCCAAAGTCGAATCTTAAAGATTTGACACCATTTAAAGAAACTCAATTGATCGGTGTACGAAGATTGGAAGAAATTATCGATACGATTTTAAAATAA